In Leptodesmis sichuanensis A121, the following are encoded in one genomic region:
- a CDS encoding UDP-glucose dehydrogenase family protein: MRVCVIGTGYVGLVTGACLAHVGHHVICVDNNEEKVKLMKAGQSPIFEPGLSEILQSCIQAGTIEFTTDLQAGVHHGQILFIAVGTPALPNGESDTRYVEAVARGIGAHLNGEYKVIVNKSTVPIGSGDWVRMLVLDGYAERQAAVEAPVMVGGGGNTVVETAIALAKEPKFDVISNPEFLREGSAVYDTFNPDRIVLGGSSQQAIALMQELYAPIVNRQFGEDPSLPPVPVVTTDLSSAEMIKYAANAFLATKISFINEVANICDRVGANVVEVARGIGLDSRIGSKFLQAGIGWGGSCFPKDVSALIHTADDYGYEAQLLKSAVSVNQRQRLIVVEKLQQVLKILKGKTVGLLGLTFKPDTDDLRDAPALNIIEQLTRLGTKVKAYDPIISQSGMRHGISDVFVETDPERLADGCDALILVTDWQEFRTLDFARLAKLMHSPVIIDGRNFLDQEVVEQAGFRYVGIGR; the protein is encoded by the coding sequence ATGCGTGTCTGTGTGATTGGTACGGGTTATGTTGGTTTGGTAACTGGGGCGTGCCTGGCTCATGTCGGCCATCATGTGATCTGTGTGGACAACAATGAAGAGAAAGTAAAGCTGATGAAGGCCGGACAATCGCCGATCTTCGAGCCAGGACTTTCAGAAATTCTCCAATCCTGCATCCAGGCAGGCACCATTGAATTCACAACGGATCTGCAAGCTGGTGTGCATCATGGCCAAATTCTCTTTATTGCGGTCGGTACTCCAGCCTTACCCAATGGAGAAAGTGATACTCGCTATGTGGAAGCCGTTGCGCGAGGTATTGGTGCTCACCTGAATGGCGAATATAAGGTGATTGTTAATAAGTCCACCGTGCCGATCGGCTCCGGTGACTGGGTGAGAATGCTGGTGCTGGATGGCTATGCGGAACGGCAAGCTGCCGTAGAAGCCCCAGTGATGGTGGGTGGTGGTGGTAATACGGTGGTAGAAACCGCGATCGCCCTGGCAAAAGAACCCAAATTTGATGTCATCAGCAATCCGGAGTTCTTGCGGGAAGGTTCTGCCGTGTATGACACCTTCAACCCTGATCGCATCGTATTGGGAGGGAGCAGTCAACAGGCAATCGCCCTGATGCAAGAACTGTATGCCCCCATTGTGAATCGCCAGTTTGGCGAAGATCCCTCTCTTCCCCCAGTGCCTGTCGTGACTACGGATCTCAGTTCGGCAGAAATGATTAAGTATGCAGCCAATGCGTTTCTGGCCACCAAGATTAGCTTTATCAATGAGGTGGCGAATATCTGCGATCGCGTTGGTGCCAATGTGGTAGAAGTTGCCAGGGGCATCGGGTTAGATTCCCGAATTGGCAGTAAGTTCTTGCAGGCTGGCATTGGTTGGGGTGGCTCCTGCTTCCCCAAAGATGTATCTGCCCTGATTCATACTGCCGATGATTATGGATACGAGGCGCAACTGTTGAAGTCTGCCGTGAGTGTTAATCAGCGTCAGCGCCTGATTGTGGTGGAAAAACTACAACAAGTTCTCAAAATTCTCAAGGGGAAAACCGTGGGTCTGCTGGGGCTAACCTTTAAGCCCGACACAGATGATCTGCGAGATGCTCCAGCCCTGAATATTATTGAGCAGTTGACCCGTCTGGGCACTAAGGTGAAAGCCTACGATCCAATCATCTCCCAGTCCGGAATGCGTCACGGAATTTCTGATGTTTTTGTGGAAACTGACCCAGAAAGACTGGCCGATGGCTGCGATGCTCTGATTCTGGTGACAGACTGGCAGGAATTCCGCACCCTCGATTTTGCCCGTCTCGCGAAGCTGATGCACAGCCCCGTCATCATTGATGGCCGCAACTTCCTGGATCAGGAGGTTGTGGAACAGGCAGGCTTCCGTTACGTAGGCATTGGACGCTAG
- a CDS encoding UDP-glucuronic acid decarboxylase family protein, which yields MRILVTGGAGFIGSHLIDRLMTEGHEVICLDNFYTGRKPNVMKWIGHPYFELIRHDITEPIRLEVDQIYHLACPASPVHYQYNPVKTIKTNVIGTLHMLGLAKRVKARFLLASTSEVYGDPEIHPQAEEYWGNVNPIGIRSCYDEGKRVAETLSFDYHRQNDVDIRVARIFNTYGPRMLENDGRVVSNFVVQALRGIPLTVYGTGSQTRSFCYVSDLVDGLIRLMNGAHSGPINLGNPDEYTILQLAQTIQEMVNPDVDLRFEPLPQDDPRRRRPDITRAKKLLDWQPTVPLAEGLRLTIEDFRARLGIPGTAPSGDRVGSM from the coding sequence ATGAGAATTTTAGTGACGGGTGGTGCGGGATTTATTGGTTCCCACCTGATCGATCGCCTGATGACGGAAGGCCATGAAGTTATTTGCCTGGATAACTTTTATACAGGCCGCAAGCCAAATGTCATGAAATGGATAGGACACCCCTACTTTGAACTGATTCGTCATGACATCACAGAACCGATTCGCTTGGAAGTTGACCAGATCTATCACCTGGCCTGCCCTGCTTCCCCCGTTCACTACCAGTACAACCCTGTCAAAACCATTAAAACCAACGTGATTGGCACCCTGCATATGCTGGGTCTGGCGAAACGGGTAAAAGCTAGATTCCTGCTGGCTTCGACTTCTGAGGTATATGGGGATCCAGAAATTCATCCGCAAGCAGAAGAATACTGGGGCAATGTGAACCCGATCGGTATTCGCAGTTGTTATGACGAGGGCAAACGGGTTGCGGAAACTCTTTCCTTTGATTACCACCGCCAGAATGATGTAGATATTCGGGTGGCTCGCATCTTCAACACTTATGGCCCCCGTATGCTGGAAAATGATGGGCGAGTTGTCAGTAACTTCGTCGTGCAGGCCCTCAGGGGGATTCCCCTGACTGTGTATGGAACAGGTTCCCAAACTCGGAGTTTTTGTTACGTTTCAGATCTTGTAGATGGTCTGATTCGGCTAATGAATGGTGCTCATAGTGGCCCGATTAATTTGGGTAATCCAGACGAATATACGATTCTGCAATTGGCTCAAACCATTCAGGAAATGGTCAATCCTGACGTTGATTTGCGGTTTGAACCCCTGCCTCAAGATGACCCCCGTCGCCGCCGTCCCGATATTACTAGAGCCAAGAAACTACTGGATTGGCAGCCTACTGTACCGTTGGCTGAGGGGTTACGTCTTACCATCGAAGATTTCCGCGCCCGGTTGGGGATTCCTGGAACCGCTCCCAGTGGCGATCGTGTCGGTTCTATGTAA